GTCCTTGATAAGATAGATATCTTTCGTTATTGCACGTGTGCCTCGAGATACTGCAAAACACGGACTAatatgaaattgaaaaaaacaaaaacagtACTCACAGATAGCACAGTGATGAATATATCCATAGATAATGCTGTACAGTTTATACTCATTATAAGGATACTCTCGGGATGATTGCAAAATTAATTACTGTATGGATACACCTACAGCAAATCGTCCTGCTAGATAAAAATTGTGGCTTGAGCTGTGTTGCCAAAGTTGAGGATGACAGGAGAACGATGCTACAAAAAAGTGGTTAGCATGTTTTTGAATGGCCAACAAAAGAGACACATACAATGTAGTGAAGGAAACACAACTAACttgattgaaaaagatttgGATATGCAGGGGGGAGCAGGATAACCAGAAAAAGTGTATGTATAAAAGCAACCATATTTGGAGGTATAGTGATGCAAGGGAGTGAATTTTCGATAGGAAACCGCAAGAAACGATAAAATCCACGACGTAAAATGCGGGAATAGAGCTTGAAAATCGTTCGTGCAGTCAGTTGCTCCGTAATCGAGCGGGAAGACACAGTACTAACCAGAATGTCGAATTTAGGTCCAAACGCCATAGTTGTGAAATATGGATGTAGAAGGaataagaaaattttttttttttgaaatttaaaTAATACCGGCGCCTAAACATGAAAAGAGCATCGACAAAGAACTAAAACTGATTTCTGCATTGTGTCAAGAAATGACAAAGCCTCAAGCTTTTCACAAGATATCGTTACAAGACTCAGAAAATTAGACGTCGTGGAGAATATATTAGGACATCAGGAGTAGGAAATGAGGTAGGGTCCCTTATCAATCAACCCATGCTAATCTGCGCAAGATCCAATTAGTAAGCGGGatggaaaaatttcagtgCGAAAATCACGGCATGCGTTGTTCAGCATATGGTAATTATGAAAGTTGGTGGGTAATTCTTATTATTTCGCTCCTGCATCCTCGGTTCATTTTGAGGACCTTGCATACAAAGAACATACACATTATATTGTATAGCTCGATTTCCgggaaagagagaaaaaaaaaacgaaaaaattatatatatatatatatatttatatacatACATTTGCAGGCTGATCGATCTGTATTAGTAGGAATACATTAGTCACACAATTCACCGCTCTCTCGACTTATTTGGTCTTTTCGTTTATTTACTGCTTTCAGGTATCGACCACATTTTGTCTGATCcggctttcttttttcattagTTGTTTCTGTTCTTTTGGCGGTAGTCTCAAGATAAACAAAACAAGTCTAACAGCTGAAATCCTGACAGGGTATAACTTTGATCCTTTGGCATTACGAAGTTGAACAGTTGCTAATCGTCATACCGACATTTGATTATCTACATCGCCAGTAACATTGGTACAGCAATCTTGAATTCTATCGCGGAAAATCGCAAACATGGGTTTACTTTCTCAGGGCACGCCTCTGTCATGGGCAGAATCTCGTCAATACAACGACTATGTTCGGGATCATGGTATCAACCAATTAGTGAATTGCTTTAATGCGGCCAAGGGCCGTCACAACGATCACTTTTTCTGGGGTGACGAGATCGAGTATCACATGATCAGGATCGACGATAAGGCCAAGACTGCCCAGTTATCGCTAAACGAGACCGAAGTGTTGAAAAATCTGGGAGAACATGGCAAGGACAAGCAAAGGGCAATCGACCAGGGAATTCTTTTCCACCCGGAATATGGAAGATTTATGCTTGAAGCCACACCTTACCAGCCATACGATGGTGAGACTATTGAAGGATATGCAGAGGTGGAGCAAAATATGAGCGTTAGGAGAACTGTTGCACACAACGAGATGGGTGACAAGAATGTGCACGCGGCAACGTTGACTGCTTTCCCCACCATGGGATGTGATGACTTCACCTATCCGAAGGCTGTGCCTAAAGGTCCGGCCTCGCAGTCACTTTTCCTCCCAGACGAGGTGATCAACCAGCATGTGAGGTTCCCAACTCTCACTGCCAacataagaagaagaagaggccAGAAAGTTGCGATCAATATTCCGTTGTTTGAAGATACAAACACGGACATGACGCATCTTGACTCTTCGATTCCTAAGCGGGAGCTTTTCAGCGGAGATGATGAAGCATTCCTCGGTGCAGCAAAGCCTGGCCACATCTACATGGATTCGATGGGCTTTGGAATGGGCTGCTGCTGCCTTCAAGTCACACTGCAGGCTCCAGATATTAACGAGGCGAGATACGTTTACGACTCGTTTGTTAACATTGCACCGGCCTTACTAGCACTTACTGCGGCAACACCAATATTGAAAGGCCGCCTTGCAGACCAGGATGTGCGTTGGAATGTCATTTCTGGTGCTGTTGATGATAGATGTCCGGAAGAGAGAGGTGAAGCAACTTTGCAAGGACACAAAGCCAGAGGAGGCATTGCTGATAACGCAAATGTGATATACATCCCGAAGTCAAGATACGACTCTGTTGATCAGTACCTGGGAGACATACACAGCCAGCCTGGAATAGACGGTCTCAGCCACATTACATCTGTTGGCACAGTAAGCAAGGAGAGTGAAAGCTCGGCCGATTACACATACTTTGAGCCATCACTCAACGACGTGGAAAGCCCTATTAATCCGGCTGTCTATGCTAAATTGCGGTCCGCAGGATTTGATCACCGTTTGGCAAGGCACTTTGCCCATTTGTACATCAGAGACCCACTAGTGATATTTAAGGAGAAGATCAAGCAGGACGATGCCACCGAAACAGACCATTTCGAGAACATCCAGTCCACCAACTGGCAGACACTCAGATTCAAACCTCCTACGCAGAAAGCCACTCCGGGTAACGACTCTGTTCCTGGATGGAGGGTCGAGATAAGACCAATGGAGATATCGGTTACTGACTTCGAGAATGCCGCATTTGGCGTTTTCTCCATCTTGCTTGCCAGAGCCGTCATCAAGTACAGACCGAACTTTTACGTTCCTATATCCGTTGCCGAGCAGAACATGAAGGTGGCTCACACGAGAGGTTGCACGACTGATGGCAAGTTTGGATTCCGTGTGAACAGTTGGCATGGACAGAATGAAAAGGCTGTGATTGCTCAACTATCTCTTGACCAACTTTTCAATGGATACGAGGACTTCGAAGGTCTTGTTCCTGTGACGAGGCGGTATGTTCATGAAACGTTTGAAATAAAGACTGAGCAGCAAAGAAATGCCCTGGAGTTGCTCGAGATTTACTTCAAGTTCATATCCAAGCGTGCATCAGGAGAAATTCCTTCAACCGCTAAGTTTATTAGAAGCTTTGTCATGCACCACCCAGAGTATAAGCATGACAGCAAGATCAACAGCAGTATTAATTACGACCTAATCAAGTACCTTCAGAGATTGGAAAGATACGATCCCGAGTTAACTTCTGAGTTCTTCGGAAAGGAGATTTCCACATGGATGTCTGATCATGGCtattagttttttttttccccctctGAAGTTTCGTTGCAGCTACTGCCggcatcatcttcaaacaATTAGACAATTACGCACACACTCGTGAAACGATTGCTTACTCTCCAGTAATTTACTCTCGTACTTTGTTTTGCTACATTCTTATTTCTCATGCTTGTAGATATTATGGACACTCGTTCCTGTATGCATACACAGCTTGCTTTTCCGCTTTTCTGTATTCAAGAAGCCTTTCCACAACTGCTTTTTCAGATCCAGATGTTACCTTAACCACGGTCAAAGTAGAAAGACGCAAATATACATTATTCAACGCTTGCACAATATTATTCTGTAATTGCAAGCTCAGGAAGATAACCGATGCCTTTACCACTTTGCCATTCTTATTAAATGTTAGATTAGTGCCATTTTTAAATGTTGACTCAACTGAAGCCATAACTTCTCCGAATTGGCTATCTGAAAAGCTTGAAATATTCTCTGCACCTAATGTACTTAAGAATTTGCTCAAAACTTTCCAAGTCCCTTCTGGATCTTCAATGTTAAATAGTAAAATTGCATGTGATATTCCGGCCTCCAAATCATCTAGATGAGCAATGATACATGGTATAATATTTGATGCTTCGGGTATAAAGTTGGCATTTTTTACGCAATACGATGAATCCGAGGCCATCACGTATAACGGAATATAATCTTGATATTTctcaatttctcttttaagTCTGAAGGCTATACTTTCTGAATCCCGCAATCTCTTGGTAGCCAAACTAAACCTATTTTCCATATCTTTATACAAGCCACCCTCCAATTTCTTATTTCCAGCTGTTATCAGCTCAATATCGGAATCAAGTTGactttcctcctttttcaaatttttaagCTCGACTTCTATGGAGCCGGTAAAAGGCTTTAATTTCGAGATGTCATCTTGTAAACACCTGAACTTTGTTTCTGCAGCTTCTAATTCCTTCTTATGTGAGTCGACTTCCAGCTTTGTCTGCTCTATCTGAGCTTTTAATGCTGCTGATTCACTCTGTAACCTTGATAAACTTTCATCACCTTCATCCTGTTTCAAAAGCTTAAGATCCAATTCTTTTCGAATATTGGCCAACTTTAACGCCAAAACATCTTTCGTCTGCTTGAGTTTTTCCGTCAATTGTGTGCATTCCCTGTTAAGAGCATCCAGCCTTCTATTCCGGTTGCTTTCTGTTTCCTCATCAACTGTAGATGCAGCTACCAACTTCTCGCACTGACTTTTAAAATCATCCAACTTCTCAGaaaatcttgaagtgatctccttcttcttttgctcaAACTGCTGGCGGTTATCTTGAATCTCTTTACTCAAGGCAAGGTTTCTTGAGcgaaatatttcatctaaCTTATTATAAATCtcatttccttcctttATTGACAATTCCAGCTTCCGTTTCTTGCGCTGATACTCGCATTTGTCCTCATTTATGGATTCCAACTGCACTTTTGCAAGCTCTACTTGGCTCCGTAACTTTCGCAGCTGACGTCTCTCGGAGAGAATATCTTGATTCATATAAGCATCAAGAACGTCCACATATTCACTGTATATATTATCCTTCCCAAATGAACTTTTGAGTGTCTGCGTTGGCACATTAGCTATTGGTGTTTTTCTCTTAATTCGGCCCACAAACGTGGGGATTCTGGATTTAAACTCCTTGTGCTTAGGGGAATTTATCATGTCCATCTAAAAGAATGAATGATTTGTCCTGAGGAGTTAGTTGATGGATAAAGACAGCAGTAgtgttgaaaatttcacttttaGAATTCACAAATTTCAAGTTCCAATCCCTACCTTATATAATGCATTGAGATACTATAAAGTAACTTGTTAAAATATGACAGATCATTAGTTCTCGGGTTATACTTTCAAGTTTACGTTCTCGCCATTCCTGATGTTTACCTCTGAATTATTTGTGAGGCtgtgcaaaaaaaaatatatatatatccatTAGAAAAGTACTAGTCCCTGTAATACTTGAAATACACTCACAATAAAGAACTttatattataaatttaGTCccaagaagaagctttATATACCAATAATTTAGGATTCGTAACGTTTTGCAGACAGCTTACGGACCCCTGGGTTGCCTATTATTCTCTCAGAACTCAAAACTCTTCCTCCCTTTATAGACCTGGTTGAACTTATTGACCTTTGCTTCGCACCTTTTATCGCTGAATCAGCaccattcttctttgcaaaCCTAGATGGCGGAGGAGACGATGCAATCGTAGTTGTTGTCTTAGTTGTGGTTGTTGTCCTCCTATAAAATTGAGATGGATACCTATGATGCTTTGTAGGTGATGAGTGATTTGCTGTTTTCCTGGTCAAGTGAGTGGACACCTTAGAATCCTTATCACCCATAAAAACATCACTATCGTCATCAACTACTGGAACAACATTCTCCTGATTTTCATTAAAGACACTCATCTCTTTCCTCGGACTGCTTGATATTGCATTATTCCCTACTGTTGAGGTATATGGAGCATCATCCTCGTTGTCTCTCTCCTCGTCTGAGTTTGTATAACGGCCATTTCTCCCTATATATTTGCGGGGCTGTCCGGGATTATCCGAAGGAATGGCTTCTGTAGCTGCTTGTCGTAATTGTGTGGAAACTTTCCTCCTTCCTCCCATGGATGAAATATCTACGGATTCATCTGCGGGTATGTCAGCATCATTCATATCCATGTTGTCTCTTTCCGTCTCCATTCGCCTCCTCTGACGTCTTCTTTCCTTATATGCATCAAGCGGTATCAATGGGAAAAGGCCGCCAATCGATTTATCGGGCTCTGTATCTAGCACCATAGTGTGTCTCCAATCTCtgaattcattttgatgaagatataGCCAATGCTGCTGAGGCCCAACAACCATGCCCGGACGCATCATCCTCATATAGCCAATGCACTCGTTTGCTGTAAATCCATGCGTGTATATCAAGTATGCCCCTATAAGACACCCTGTTCTTCCAAGACCTGCTTTGCAATGAACGGCAATTTTTCCACCGTTGGATATAATCGTTTCGGAAGCACCAATAAACTTTTGGACCAGCTCCATTGTAGGGCAAGTTCCATCCTCAAAAATCATATCCAGATGCTTGAtgcctcttttttcaaattcgTTCTTGTCGTATAGATGGGTGTTTAATCTGACAACTAGCTCGACATTATGCGACACAAAATACTGCAAAAGCTTTCTAAATGGTTGATTCAAAGGTGCCCCTGGCCTTGATTGTCTGGgagatgcaaatgcaaTAAATTCATCGCATATCAGGTTGAAATCACCCTGGTCGACCCTTTCATATTGCTCGTACTCCTCcaaattgaaatttgttATATCTATCATATTTCTCTCTTTGGCTCGCCATATCCCGTACACAACGTCCTGTATACTGAGCTCGAAATCTGCCTTTGAGTAGCCCGCATCCCGAAATGGCATTAGTGGAGGTTGAATCTGTGATATTGGCTGTAAAACCTGGTGAGGTGCCCAATCCTGCACAAGAACTAAATAACAGCAAAGAATACAAGCAGCATTTGCTCTAGCTTTAGCACTGCTAGACGAATAAAAGACTACCGCCTTTGAGCTGTTCTTTGGGTCATTGAGGATGTTATGAAGGGCAACTGCGAATCTATAGAGATGACCAATATGTAATGGACCGAAATCCAAATGGAATGCATTATATGGAAGTGCATCCTCAACTGTGAAATAGACGAAGCTGCTTGAATTTTCTGGTGCTTGGTCATATGATCCCAGATACACCTTATTTTTGAGAAACTCTATTGCATCTGTGTGAAGTTTGTgatgcattttttgttcgCCTTCAGGATAATGAAAGATTGGTAGTTATAATCTTGGTGGGGGATTTATTTCAACGAAAAAGGTGCCTTAAATGTTGGCGGGTTTCGAATTTCAGTTGGTATCTTTTTGCTGATTAAATGTCACCAAAAAGGATCGTGTTCCTCAATAACGATGCACTAATATATAATAGAGTAGTAACAAGGCTGGCAATGGGGTGGGAATTTCATACATAGggataaataaaaaatgatcCGAAAATAGGgaaaaatcagaaataaACAAACTCAGAATTTTagatcaaaaaataaaaaggggaaaacTGGAGAGGAGATCGAAAGGTAAACAACCTAAGCAGCATAATACATTTATGTAGTTCAAGacattttcttcagaaGGAGATTGTGATTAAAAGGTATGATCCTTAAAACAGTAATAAAGGTTTTCAGGTTTTCAACATATCCAAAATTCATTCATTGTGTCTAATGCGTCGGGAATTATGTGTCACAGGatcaacaaaatttgtAAGAGTCTTGTGTATAAAGCCACTTCGATAATTTAAATTTCCCTTATTTATGTACTTCTACATTAGGATATTGCTGCTGtttgtttttattgtttaaacccatccttctttttcgctttttttcttattttcttataCGTAAGCGCATCTTTACACCTTTATTATATTCCTCACGCTGGACTAAATGATAACGCAAAGTATGAATCGGTGATGATCTTTAATAGTTGTATGAGTTAAATCCAAAATTATGTAAGTTAAATTGGACAACTTGACAaattttctgttttcatTATAATATTACCTGGTTGGATATCTCTGTTACTTTATCTAATGGTTGGAGCATTATGAATGTacctttcaaaatttttagttttcatttattttttcagtCCTGGAAAACTTTTTCAGCGATAGATCTAAGTTGAACTACACTTACTATACATTTCGCCACTCATAATATGTTCATAATTAAACAGACATTTATTATAGATTGTACGTCAGGAATAAAAATCTGATTGAAAACATGGGTTTTGGTTTCACATCTGGATACCAGGCAGAGGCAGATTTGGGACTTGGGACAAATGGATTTGAAGTCTCTCTCAATTATATAACTGGAGTTCCTGATCCCAACGCTTTACAGTCAACTGAACTGCAGTTGCTATTTAGAGGGCTTCAAAAGCATGATAGCATAACAAGGGAGAAATCCATTGCAAAGCTTTTTGACCGAATATCGCACAATCCTTCCAttataaaaaatgatatcGCCATTATTTCTTGGTGTCAGATGTATCCCATGCTTGGAATAGATGAGTCAAGGAAAGTGAGGACTTTTTCGCACAAAGTACAATCCCAATATGTGAGGATTCTCCAAAAGAAGTTTTATAAGTATCTTCGTGACACAATTGGAGTATGGCTTTCTGGATTGTTCGATGCTGACCGATCTACATCTAAACTATGTAAGCAAGATCTTTATGCCACGTTTAATAACGATCAGGCAAAATTAGATGGCTTATGGAAAATCTTCACAGATCAAATCACAAACTATGTGTTTCAAGTAATCACACTAGAATCACAAGATACTATTTCCGATGAGAGATTTATTGATAAGGACGAGAGTCGTGCAAAGTACCATCGTGTTCTTTTATCCACTATTTTACTCTTTTCCGATCTGTTAAGTCGGATACGCTCGGAGAGCATAAATGTGACAAAAGATACCAAGACGAAGAttctttcactttttaCCAATTCGGCGTATCTTTCAATCTTTTCCACCAAAGATCCTCTTCttaaaaaagcaatataCCAAACCATTCGATTGTTTTTATCcgcaaatgaaaatggtgaaTTTGCCGCCGATTCAAACTACTTTGATAAGCTATCTTCGGCCGCTGTTAAGGGCTTAAAGATTAACAAGAAGCAAAATTCTGCATTATATTCTGGTTCGATACTTGCAATTCTTGACGCACTTACTGTGTTGACTAAGCGCAAATCTGCATTTTGGCTTACTGCTAGAAAAGCGGAGCCAAATCTTCTTGATACACTACGTCTTGGATCCTTGGGATCAAATCCTCTATATTATGACATTGTTTACACATTATTAACCTTACTTCCATACGACTTTTTAccaattaaaaaatatgacaAGGTTAAGCTTTATTTAGGAATTTTGGAGACTGATGTTGAGAATGAGAAATTACCGGGATTTAAAGTTAACGCATTCAAAACATATATGAATTTCGTGCACAAGGTTTACTCTGCATTGGAGGATGATAGTCAGACACTCTTAATAAATAGAGTAGCATGCCTGCTTGTGAAAATTCTTGATTCTCCTCGTCACCTTTCAAATTGTATGCTCGCTCTTATGAAGAATTTAAAAGTTTatcaaaatgatgatgCCGATATATTGTTAGACATTAATTCCGCAATCCTAGATGCATTACCTTCAGGGCTTATTGAGTATGCTTCTTTGAAGTACAAGATTGTGCACCAAAAAGAATTTTGTCAAAACTTTATTTCGTTATTGCAGGAAAATGAATCTGATCTTCTTTTAGAATTAATTACCAACTCGGTTGAGTCTTTACGTGATGAAACTGACGAATACCCTACCTTGGCACTTGACATCattgatatatatatcaagATGAATATCAATCAGGCTAAGAATATTATTGCTAATTCCATACCCTTAATAGACTCATTTATTACAAAAGGAAATCCAGAATTGGTCT
This sequence is a window from Brettanomyces bruxellensis chromosome 5, complete sequence. Protein-coding genes within it:
- a CDS encoding uncharacterized protein (BUSCO:EOG09261DGU) gives rise to the protein MGLLSQGTPLSWAESRQYNDYVRDHGINQLVNCFNAAKGRHNDHFFWGDEIEYHMIRIDDKAKTAQLSLNETEVLKNLGEHGKDKQRAIDQGILFHPEYGRFMLEATPYQPYDGETIEGYAEVEQNMSVRRTVAHNEMGDKNVHAATLTAFPTMGCDDFTYPKAVPKGPASQSLFLPDEVINQHVRFPTLTANIRRRRGQKVAINIPLFEDTNTDMTHLDSSIPKRELFSGDDEAFLGAAKPGHIYMDSMGFGMGCCCLQVTLQAPDINEARYVYDSFVNIAPALLALTAATPILKGRLADQDVRWNVISGAVDDRCPEERGEATLQGHKARGGIADNANVIYIPKSRYDSVDQYLGDIHSQPGIDGLSHITSVGTVSKESESSADYTYFEPSLNDVESPINPAVYAKLRSAGFDHRLARHFAHLYIRDPLVIFKEKIKQDDATETDHFENIQSTNWQTLRFKPPTQKATPGNDSVPGWRVEIRPMEISVTDFENAAFGVFSILLARAVIKYRPNFYVPISVAEQNMKVAHTRGCTTDGKFGFRVNSWHGQNEKAVIAQLSLDQLFNGYEDFEGLVPVTRRYVHETFEIKTEQQRNALELLEIYFKFISKRASGEIPSTAKFIRSFVMHHPEYKHDSKINSSINYDLIKYLQRLERYDPELTSEFFGKEISTWMSDHGY
- a CDS encoding uncharacterized protein (BUSCO:EOG09262E7I), with translation MHHKLHTDAIEFLKNKVYLGSYDQAPENSSSFVYFTVEDALPYNAFHLDFGPLHIGHLYRFAVALHNILNDPKNSSKAVVFYSSSSAKARANAACILCCYLVLVQDWAPHQVLQPISQIQPPLMPFRDAGYSKADFELSIQDVVYGIWRAKERNMIDITNFNLEEYEQYERVDQGDFNLICDEFIAFASPRQSRPGAPLNQPFRKLLQYFVSHNVELVVRLNTHLYDKNEFEKRGIKHLDMIFEDGTCPTMELVQKFIGASETIISNGGKIAVHCKAGLGRTGCLIGAYLIYTHGFTANECIGYMRMMRPGMVVGPQQHWLYLHQNEFRDWRHTMVLDTEPDKSIGGLFPLIPLDAYKERRRQRRRMETERDNMDMNDADIPADESVDISSMGGRRKVSTQLRQAATEAIPSDNPGQPRKYIGRNGRYTNSDEERDNEDDAPYTSTVGNNAISSSPRKEMSVFNENQENVVPVVDDDSDVFMGDKDSKVSTHLTRKTANHSSPTKHHRYPSQFYRRTTTTTKTTTTIASSPPPSRFAKKNGADSAIKGAKQRSISSTRSIKGGRVLSSERIIGNPGVRKLSAKRYES